Proteins encoded together in one Bradyrhizobium sp. PSBB068 window:
- a CDS encoding alpha/beta fold hydrolase — translation MTPETMRAAKASSQLRGIVDGHDLARMFAWMRPNDLIWNYWVNNYLLGNQPPAFDILYWNADTTRLPAALHGDYLDLYFSNPFVNAGKLTLNDKTIDMSKVKADSYVVAGMTDHITPWKGVYKTAQIMGEGTTFCCRTAGTCRVCSIRRAIRRPPS, via the coding sequence ATGACGCCCGAGACCATGCGGGCGGCGAAGGCGTCGTCACAATTGCGCGGCATCGTCGACGGCCACGACCTGGCGCGGATGTTCGCCTGGATGCGGCCCAACGACCTGATCTGGAACTACTGGGTCAACAACTATCTGCTCGGCAACCAGCCGCCGGCGTTCGACATTCTGTACTGGAACGCCGATACCACCCGCCTGCCGGCGGCGCTGCACGGCGACTATCTCGATCTCTATTTCTCCAACCCGTTCGTCAACGCCGGCAAGCTGACGCTCAACGACAAGACCATCGACATGAGCAAGGTCAAGGCCGACAGCTACGTCGTCGCGGGCATGACCGACCACATCACGCCGTGGAAGGGCGTCTACAAGACCGCCCAGATCATGGGCGAGGGCACCACCTTCTGCTGTCGAACAGCGGGCACCTGCAGAGTCTGCTCAATCCGCCGAGCAATCCGAAGGCCTCCTTCATGA
- the phaP gene encoding TIGR01841 family phasin (Members of this family are phasins (small proteins associated with inclusions such as PHA granules). Note that several different families of phasins have been named PhaP despite very little sequence similarity to each other.) → MTDNSSYIDMLRKFGTDLGLPKLNVDELLQTQKKNLEALGQSAKVAAQGAQSVAQKQREVLEAGLREASTLAREYKPLGKVQENLALQTEFARKMFDIAVKGAQDSASTARQSTSDAVKIIQDRMKESFEEFRASVRPNKSA, encoded by the coding sequence GTGACGGATAACAGCTCATACATCGATATGCTGCGGAAATTCGGTACTGATCTCGGCTTGCCGAAGCTGAACGTGGACGAATTGCTGCAGACCCAGAAGAAGAACCTCGAGGCGCTCGGCCAGAGCGCGAAGGTCGCCGCACAGGGCGCGCAATCGGTGGCGCAGAAGCAGCGCGAGGTGCTGGAGGCCGGCCTGCGCGAGGCCTCGACGCTGGCGCGCGAGTACAAGCCGCTCGGCAAGGTTCAGGAGAACCTCGCCTTGCAGACCGAATTCGCGCGGAAGATGTTCGACATTGCGGTGAAGGGTGCCCAGGACAGCGCGTCGACCGCGCGGCAATCGACATCAGATGCGGTCAAGATCATCCAGGATCGCATGAAGGAGAGTTTTGAGGAGTTCCGCGCCAGCGTCCGTCCGAACAAATCGGCCTGA
- a CDS encoding MFS transporter, with the protein MRRVFRSLASFNYRVWAAGALVSNIGTWMQRAAQDWLVLTQLTHHSASAVGIVMALQFGPQLLLMPWSGLAADRFNQRRLLMATQATMGTLSLILGVLTVTGLVQLWHVYVFAFLFGCSAALDAPVRQTFVAELVGDRDLSNAIALNSTSFNAARMVGPAMAGLVIASVGTGWAFLFNGASFMAVLTSLCLLRKSELRPNARAARASGGIMEGFHYVWSRPDLRATLVMLFLIGTFGLNFPIFISTMAVGVFHTDARGFGLLSSMMAIGTMSGALLAATRDQPRFVALMLGSAIFGVGCTLAALAPNYWLFAAALVVIGIASLTILNTSNALMQLSTEPAMRGRVMALRLGVALGGTPIGAPIVGWVADHLGPRWALGVGAAAGFAAALVALGMLSRANAAAGQRSGHGSMPPAE; encoded by the coding sequence ATGAGACGCGTCTTTCGATCACTCGCAAGCTTCAACTACCGGGTCTGGGCGGCCGGCGCGCTGGTGTCGAACATCGGCACCTGGATGCAGCGCGCCGCGCAGGACTGGCTCGTCCTGACCCAGCTGACACATCACAGCGCATCCGCCGTCGGCATCGTGATGGCGCTGCAATTCGGCCCGCAGCTCCTGCTGATGCCGTGGTCCGGACTCGCCGCCGATCGCTTCAACCAGCGGCGGCTGCTGATGGCGACGCAGGCGACGATGGGCACATTGTCGCTCATCCTCGGCGTTCTCACCGTCACCGGGCTGGTGCAGCTCTGGCACGTCTATGTGTTCGCGTTTCTGTTCGGCTGCAGCGCCGCGCTCGACGCCCCGGTCCGCCAGACTTTCGTGGCCGAGCTGGTCGGTGATCGGGACTTGTCGAACGCCATCGCGCTGAACTCGACCTCGTTCAACGCCGCGCGCATGGTCGGCCCCGCGATGGCCGGCCTTGTCATCGCCTCGGTCGGCACCGGCTGGGCGTTCCTGTTCAACGGGGCGTCCTTCATGGCGGTGCTGACCTCGCTGTGCCTGCTGCGCAAATCCGAGCTGCGACCGAATGCGCGCGCAGCCCGTGCCAGCGGCGGCATCATGGAGGGATTTCACTATGTCTGGTCCCGCCCCGATCTCAGGGCGACCCTGGTCATGCTGTTTCTGATCGGCACTTTCGGGCTGAACTTTCCGATCTTCATCTCGACCATGGCGGTCGGCGTCTTCCATACCGACGCGCGCGGCTTTGGCCTGCTGTCATCGATGATGGCGATCGGGACGATGTCGGGAGCGCTGCTGGCGGCGACACGCGACCAGCCGCGCTTTGTCGCGTTGATGCTGGGCTCGGCGATCTTCGGCGTCGGCTGTACACTGGCCGCGCTGGCGCCGAACTACTGGCTGTTCGCCGCCGCCCTGGTCGTGATCGGCATCGCCTCATTGACGATCCTGAATACCTCGAACGCACTGATGCAACTCTCGACCGAGCCCGCGATGCGCGGGCGCGTGATGGCGCTGCGGCTCGGCGTCGCGCTAGGCGGCACGCCGATCGGCGCACCGATCGTAGGCTGGGTCGCCGACCATCTCGGCCCGCGCTGGGCGCTCGGCGTCGGTGCGGCAGCAGGGTTTGCCGCCGCGCTCGTCGCGCTCGGCATGCTCTCGCGGGCGAACGCCGCGGCCGGACAGCGCAGCGGACATGGCAGCATGCCGCCGGCCGAATGA
- a CDS encoding isochorismatase family protein, whose amino-acid sequence MALTTLDPITALIVVDLQAGLAGAPFVHPFADVVARARALLNAFRRRGLPVVLVNVDGVAPGRTERPRHNSAFPDGWTDLLPELDRQPGDIVVTKRTWGAFASTDLEMQLKARGVTHVVVAGVATGTGVESTARQAFEAGLNVTLAIDAMTDARPNAHDYSIEQVFPRLGETGSTQAIIDLLERIHAHELA is encoded by the coding sequence ATGGCCCTCACGACGCTCGATCCGATCACCGCGCTCATCGTCGTCGATCTGCAGGCCGGGCTCGCCGGCGCGCCCTTCGTTCATCCGTTCGCCGACGTCGTGGCGCGCGCCCGCGCCCTGCTCAATGCGTTTCGGCGGCGTGGACTGCCGGTCGTGCTGGTCAATGTCGACGGCGTTGCCCCCGGTCGAACCGAGCGTCCGCGCCACAACAGTGCATTTCCCGACGGCTGGACCGACCTGCTCCCGGAACTTGACCGGCAGCCGGGCGACATCGTCGTCACCAAGCGGACCTGGGGCGCCTTTGCCAGCACCGATCTGGAGATGCAGCTAAAGGCCCGCGGCGTCACGCATGTCGTGGTCGCAGGCGTTGCGACCGGCACCGGCGTCGAATCCACGGCACGGCAGGCCTTTGAGGCCGGCCTCAACGTCACGCTCGCGATCGACGCCATGACCGATGCGCGGCCGAACGCCCATGACTACAGCATCGAACAGGTATTCCCCCGGCTCGGTGAAACCGGCTCGACCCAGGCGATCATCGATCTGCTCGAAAGGATCCACGCGCATGAACTGGCTTGA
- the phaZ gene encoding poly(3-hydroxyalkanoate) depolymerase — METRQVTIDGQLLQVAIRRGSGSRPPLLLFNGIGANWELAKPFLDALTGTSAIIFDVPGVGGSPRPAWPYRPSTLARLAADLVAELGYAEVDVAGVSWGGGIAQQFAHQFPKRCRRLVLAATAPGFTMVPASPSVLWKMATPRRYTDKDYMNRIAADIYGGAFRDDPSLIGRHAAAMHGARSMGYFYQLLAMTGWTSLPWLWSLPQPTLILMGRDDPLVPPINGHIMASLIPNAELHLIDDGHLFIVTRPAETAGLIEAFLADESRQAASPTLLSRTTSYLRDLIPTSGDRRQNS, encoded by the coding sequence ATCGAGACGCGGCAGGTCACGATCGACGGCCAGCTGCTTCAGGTCGCGATCAGGCGCGGCAGCGGCAGCCGGCCGCCACTCCTGCTGTTCAACGGGATCGGCGCCAATTGGGAGCTGGCAAAGCCGTTCCTCGACGCGCTCACCGGCACGTCAGCCATCATCTTCGACGTCCCCGGCGTCGGCGGCTCGCCGAGACCGGCGTGGCCGTATCGCCCGTCGACGCTGGCGCGGCTTGCCGCCGATCTCGTCGCCGAGCTGGGCTACGCCGAGGTCGACGTCGCCGGCGTGTCCTGGGGCGGCGGGATTGCGCAGCAATTCGCACACCAATTTCCGAAACGCTGCCGCCGGCTGGTGCTTGCGGCGACCGCGCCGGGTTTCACCATGGTGCCGGCAAGTCCGTCGGTGTTGTGGAAGATGGCGACGCCGCGCCGCTATACCGACAAGGATTACATGAACCGGATCGCCGCCGATATCTATGGCGGGGCGTTTCGCGATGATCCCTCACTGATCGGCCGGCACGCCGCTGCGATGCATGGCGCGCGCAGCATGGGCTATTTCTACCAGCTGCTGGCGATGACCGGCTGGACCAGCCTGCCCTGGCTGTGGTCGCTGCCGCAGCCGACGCTGATCCTGATGGGCCGTGACGATCCGCTGGTGCCTCCGATCAACGGGCACATCATGGCGAGCCTGATCCCGAACGCAGAGCTGCATTTGATCGACGACGGGCACCTGTTCATCGTGACGCGGCCGGCGGAGACCGCGGGCCTGATCGAGGCGTTTCTCGCCGACGAGAGCCGACAGGCCGCGTCGCCAACCCTGCTCTCGCGGACCACCAGTTACCTCAGGGATCTCATTCCAACGTCCGGAGACCGGCGCCAGAACTCGTAA
- a CDS encoding MarR family transcriptional regulator — protein sequence MNSSPARAGSARTSALAEDLRLLIGTLKRRLREQGQRDDLPPSQVAVLLRLEKDGPATVSSLARSERMRPQSMSSAISALEAAGLVRGAPDPDDGRQTIMSLTDICRERLRTGRAARQDWLARTIAARLSAREQDELAAAVGLLKRLVAD from the coding sequence ATGAACAGTTCACCGGCCCGTGCCGGCTCAGCGCGGACATCCGCGCTCGCCGAAGATCTTCGCCTGTTGATCGGAACGCTGAAGCGCCGGCTGCGCGAGCAGGGGCAACGTGACGACCTGCCGCCGTCGCAGGTCGCGGTGCTGCTGCGCCTCGAGAAGGACGGCCCCGCGACCGTGTCCAGCCTGGCGCGGTCGGAGAGAATGCGTCCGCAGTCAATGAGTTCGGCGATCTCGGCGCTCGAGGCCGCAGGCCTGGTCCGCGGTGCGCCGGATCCGGACGATGGCCGCCAGACAATCATGTCGCTCACCGACATTTGCCGCGAGCGACTGCGCACCGGCCGCGCCGCGCGACAGGACTGGCTGGCGCGCACCATCGCGGCGCGGCTGTCGGCGCGGGAGCAGGATGAACTCGCCGCCGCGGTCGGCTTGCTGAAGCGGCTGGTCGCGGACTGA
- a CDS encoding alginate lyase family protein, with translation MKHDVRFAAIGVSIALVCLAQPAAARTCEAPPALTSVDPPGFYQNAGGYAEAIKPLHAFIAEVNKAADEHDLDCVMDLLAGWARGSALLTSGANYQSDFERSWAGTDFALALLRFPAAPTKADHRFQQIKPWLIRIAEETRDADRINHLGNNLVYWAGLDLMSIGTLTDRGDLVDAGISRARQGIRDIGPHGELERELKRGERALHYHNFALTPLVFCAELASRRNIDLYAENNGAIHRLAGLIVRAVKDERSFGARTQVQQQLFPWTFQGDLAWMEPYYARFHSPDLPAIIRARRPFNNPRLGGNVTAVWGAPLPNS, from the coding sequence ATGAAGCATGACGTCCGTTTCGCGGCGATCGGCGTGTCGATCGCTCTTGTCTGCCTTGCGCAACCGGCCGCGGCCAGGACGTGCGAGGCGCCACCGGCACTGACGTCGGTCGATCCACCGGGCTTCTACCAGAATGCAGGCGGATACGCGGAAGCGATCAAGCCGCTGCACGCGTTCATTGCAGAGGTCAACAAGGCCGCCGATGAACACGATCTGGATTGCGTCATGGACTTGCTTGCAGGCTGGGCGAGGGGAAGCGCCCTGCTGACATCAGGCGCCAATTATCAGAGCGATTTCGAGCGCTCCTGGGCCGGGACCGATTTCGCGCTCGCGCTGCTGCGCTTCCCGGCGGCACCCACCAAGGCCGATCATCGCTTCCAGCAGATCAAGCCGTGGCTGATCCGGATTGCCGAGGAAACCCGCGATGCGGATCGCATCAATCACCTCGGCAACAATCTGGTCTATTGGGCCGGCCTCGATCTGATGTCGATCGGCACCCTGACGGATCGCGGTGACCTGGTCGATGCCGGCATCTCCCGGGCGCGTCAGGGCATCAGGGATATCGGCCCGCATGGCGAACTGGAACGCGAGTTGAAGCGCGGCGAGCGCGCGCTGCACTACCACAATTTTGCGCTCACGCCGCTGGTGTTCTGCGCCGAACTCGCGAGCCGGCGGAACATCGACCTCTATGCCGAGAACAATGGAGCGATCCATCGGCTCGCTGGCCTGATCGTGCGCGCCGTCAAGGATGAGCGCAGTTTCGGCGCTCGCACCCAGGTTCAGCAGCAACTCTTCCCCTGGACCTTCCAGGGCGATCTCGCCTGGATGGAGCCGTACTACGCCCGGTTTCACAGCCCGGACTTGCCGGCGATCATCCGCGCGAGACGGCCATTCAACAATCCAAGGCTCGGTGGCAACGTGACGGCAGTTTGGGGCGCGCCCCTGCCGAACAGCTGA
- a CDS encoding response regulator transcription factor — protein MSRIEKVRVLIAEDQTLIREGIATLLAQQNDDFEILPGAADGEQAIEFARRYRPDVILMDLQMPRVDGIAATQRILRELPQTHIVVLTTFETNDLIFEAVSAGAKAYLLKDARMEEIASTIRAVINGQSGLSPGVAARILDEFKRLRGPRVSAKLPVRDGLTARENEILTLIVEGKSNTEIGERLHLAEGTVKNYVSTILEKCQVKNRTELAIKAITY, from the coding sequence GTGAGCAGGATTGAGAAGGTACGGGTGCTGATCGCCGAGGATCAGACCCTGATCAGGGAAGGTATCGCAACACTGCTTGCCCAGCAGAACGATGATTTCGAGATCCTTCCCGGTGCTGCCGACGGCGAGCAGGCCATCGAATTCGCGCGGCGCTACCGGCCGGACGTCATCCTGATGGACCTGCAGATGCCGCGCGTCGATGGCATCGCAGCGACCCAGCGGATTCTCCGCGAGCTGCCGCAGACCCACATCGTCGTGCTGACGACGTTCGAGACCAACGACCTGATCTTCGAAGCGGTCAGCGCGGGCGCCAAGGCCTATCTGCTCAAGGATGCCAGGATGGAGGAGATCGCATCGACGATCCGCGCGGTCATCAACGGCCAGTCCGGGCTTTCGCCCGGTGTCGCAGCGCGCATTCTCGACGAGTTCAAGCGGCTCCGCGGCCCGCGCGTCTCGGCGAAGCTGCCGGTTCGCGACGGGCTGACCGCGCGGGAGAATGAAATTCTCACGCTGATCGTCGAGGGCAAGAGCAATACCGAGATCGGCGAGCGGCTGCATTTGGCCGAGGGTACGGTGAAGAACTATGTCAGCACCATCCTGGAGAAATGCCAGGTCAAGAACCGCACGGAACTCGCAATAAAGGCAATAACTTACTAG
- a CDS encoding OmpA family protein, with amino-acid sequence MAAAAGQNREIEQLKTLLFQPEATRLSSLEADLDSLQRYVGNSDRLETATAGILVEALERAEVNRPRELASAIAPVVVSAIRSEIKNSREQMIEALYPIVGRLVSAAVANAFREVVASLEQRINALTSAQLWVGRIKSLATGRPISEFVLADSPPRVNRLLIIERGNGRLIADWKRDATPDERADLLSAMVAAILEFSVQALAGEGNLQTLDFGGRQIALRASPRFILAAECLGPLRPADNARINSLFFDAIERIDRGADCDGPMLASLAAAIETDDTPPRIAGRRGKVILFGVLAAVLALLLWLAATSVSRSLFERRTHAALDQLAAKQPLLATFPLRLDFDHGKASVAVTGIEPSQLETAPLIDALAAAAAPYRIVNRIGLVSAPDQLAASQASIAESLKRLQASLDQMREAMSAQAKSGDQKIAGLTAQYDKLGEQYAKLGEQFTKLQSVADGPTARLDRFISSTAIFFANNSDEVLYNDQAEQQLRELAGLLANSDLKIRVVGYADQSGTEGTNKTLGRKRAEQVQRRLTALGVDPSRLILVSRAAAMPITDRLDATVGGNRRVAFETVYRGEVAR; translated from the coding sequence ATGGCAGCTGCTGCCGGCCAGAATCGCGAGATCGAGCAGCTCAAGACATTGCTGTTTCAGCCCGAGGCGACGCGCCTGTCGTCGCTGGAGGCCGACCTCGACTCGCTGCAGCGCTATGTCGGCAATTCCGATCGCCTGGAGACGGCCACCGCCGGCATTCTGGTCGAGGCGCTGGAGCGCGCCGAGGTCAACCGGCCGCGCGAGCTCGCCAGCGCGATCGCGCCGGTGGTGGTCTCCGCGATCCGCAGTGAGATCAAGAATTCGCGCGAGCAGATGATCGAAGCGCTCTATCCGATCGTCGGCCGGCTGGTCAGCGCCGCGGTTGCGAATGCGTTCAGGGAGGTGGTTGCCTCGCTCGAGCAGCGCATCAACGCGCTGACCTCGGCGCAACTGTGGGTGGGGCGGATCAAGTCGCTGGCAACGGGGCGCCCGATCAGCGAGTTCGTGCTGGCCGACAGCCCGCCGCGGGTCAACCGGCTGCTGATCATCGAGCGCGGCAACGGCCGCCTGATCGCCGACTGGAAGCGCGACGCGACCCCCGACGAGCGCGCCGATCTGCTCAGCGCGATGGTGGCCGCGATCCTGGAGTTCTCGGTGCAGGCGCTCGCCGGCGAGGGCAATCTGCAAACGCTCGATTTCGGCGGCCGGCAGATCGCGCTGCGCGCCTCACCCCGCTTCATCCTGGCCGCGGAGTGCCTGGGCCCGCTGCGCCCGGCGGACAATGCCCGGATCAATTCGCTATTCTTCGACGCGATCGAGCGCATCGACCGGGGCGCGGATTGCGATGGCCCGATGCTTGCCTCGCTCGCAGCCGCGATCGAGACCGATGATACGCCGCCGCGGATCGCAGGCCGGCGCGGCAAAGTGATCCTGTTTGGCGTGCTCGCCGCTGTGCTGGCGCTGCTGCTCTGGCTTGCCGCGACCTCGGTGTCGCGCAGTCTTTTCGAGCGGCGGACCCATGCGGCGCTCGACCAGCTCGCAGCGAAGCAGCCGTTGCTGGCCACGTTCCCGCTACGGCTCGACTTCGATCACGGCAAGGCAAGCGTGGCCGTTACGGGAATCGAGCCGAGCCAGCTCGAGACCGCGCCATTGATCGACGCGCTCGCTGCGGCCGCGGCGCCGTACAGGATCGTCAACCGGATCGGGCTCGTGTCCGCGCCGGATCAGCTTGCCGCATCGCAGGCCAGCATCGCAGAAAGCCTGAAGCGCCTGCAGGCGAGCCTCGACCAGATGCGCGAGGCGATGAGCGCGCAGGCGAAGTCGGGCGACCAGAAGATCGCCGGGCTGACCGCGCAGTATGACAAGCTCGGCGAGCAGTACGCGAAACTGGGTGAGCAATTTACGAAGCTGCAATCCGTCGCCGACGGCCCGACGGCGCGGCTCGACCGCTTCATCTCTTCGACCGCGATCTTCTTCGCCAACAATTCGGATGAAGTCCTCTACAACGACCAGGCCGAGCAGCAGCTGCGCGAGCTCGCCGGACTGCTGGCGAACAGCGATCTCAAGATACGGGTCGTCGGCTACGCCGATCAGAGCGGCACCGAAGGCACCAACAAGACGCTGGGGCGCAAGCGGGCGGAGCAGGTCCAGCGCAGGTTGACCGCGCTCGGTGTCGATCCGTCGCGACTGATCCTGGTGTCGCGCGCTGCGGCGATGCCGATCACCGACCGGCTCGACGCCACCGTCGGCGGCAACCGCCGCGTCGCGTTCGAGACGGTCTATCGAGGCGAAGTGGCCCGCTGA
- a CDS encoding two-component sensor histidine kinase, with translation MIDLSADLLAAAEADVIGLAVIGADRSMQRKIGRLVEWLPAIGVDCCECMLLVGMEAELAALAGGRRDIIALAGVRGASPGIAQPMTAVVRWNGARSHYFVIAMPDFAGRQVETLLGSERRARRLMEQQLEAASAEVRFASLARTRLRLARDLHDTLVHSIVALLTQIRLIRHYLSADPARVADSLATAEDAAASGLSRAREAIDRLRTPDDLKLDPDVEGLLSDFAARSGVRVSIQIDEEARAGLRDCGLTVQRILSEALRNVQAHAQARRVSFHAFDAPAAVGRKLVVEIRDDGHGFDPAVPHPGHFGLIGMAEFAELVGGSCAVESAPGQGTLVRISLPVAVPPAGSVGVLAD, from the coding sequence ATGATCGATTTGAGCGCGGATTTGCTTGCGGCCGCAGAAGCCGATGTCATCGGTCTCGCCGTCATCGGGGCCGACCGGAGCATGCAGCGGAAAATCGGGCGGCTGGTCGAATGGCTTCCCGCGATCGGCGTCGATTGCTGCGAGTGCATGCTGCTGGTCGGCATGGAAGCCGAGTTGGCGGCGCTTGCCGGCGGCCGGCGGGACATCATTGCGCTGGCCGGCGTGCGCGGCGCATCGCCGGGCATCGCGCAGCCGATGACGGCGGTGGTGCGGTGGAATGGCGCGCGGTCGCACTACTTCGTCATCGCCATGCCCGACTTTGCCGGGCGTCAGGTCGAAACGCTGCTCGGCAGCGAGCGCCGGGCGCGGCGCCTGATGGAGCAGCAGCTCGAGGCGGCGAGCGCGGAGGTGCGCTTTGCCTCGCTGGCGCGAACGCGGCTGCGGCTGGCGCGTGATCTGCACGACACGCTGGTGCATTCGATCGTGGCGCTTCTGACCCAGATCCGGCTGATCAGGCATTATCTCTCGGCCGATCCGGCGCGCGTGGCGGACAGCCTGGCAACCGCCGAAGATGCCGCAGCGAGCGGCCTTTCGCGCGCCCGTGAGGCCATCGATCGCCTGCGCACCCCCGACGACCTGAAGCTCGATCCCGATGTCGAGGGACTGCTCAGCGACTTTGCCGCACGCAGCGGCGTCCGGGTGTCGATCCAGATCGACGAAGAGGCGCGTGCCGGGTTGCGCGATTGCGGATTGACGGTTCAACGCATCCTCAGCGAGGCGCTGCGCAACGTCCAGGCCCATGCGCAGGCACGCCGGGTCTCCTTTCACGCCTTCGATGCACCGGCGGCGGTCGGCCGCAAGCTCGTGGTCGAGATCCGCGACGACGGCCACGGCTTCGATCCCGCGGTCCCTCATCCCGGACATTTCGGATTGATCGGAATGGCCGAATTTGCTGAACTTGTCGGCGGAAGCTGCGCGGTCGAGAGCGCACCCGGACAGGGAACGCTGGTCCGGATATCGCTCCCCGTGGCGGTGCCGCCGGCCGGATCGGTCGGTGTGCTGGCCGATTGA
- a CDS encoding MaoC family dehydratase, whose product MSNLTLAGLGEHVGKELGLSDWVAIDQQRIDTFASCTGDHQWIHVDVERARRESPFRGPIAHGYLTLAMVAPLAMQVGIIPRDAAAGLNYGVDKVRFLTPVPAGARVRLRVVLSGIEPRDGGQVIMKTLNTLEVEGSEKPALIAETLALLIPAAGAKQ is encoded by the coding sequence ATGAGCAACCTCACACTGGCCGGCCTGGGCGAACATGTCGGAAAGGAGCTCGGGCTCTCCGACTGGGTCGCGATCGATCAGCAACGCATCGACACGTTCGCGTCCTGCACCGGCGATCACCAATGGATTCATGTCGACGTCGAACGGGCCAGGCGCGAGAGCCCATTCCGCGGTCCGATTGCGCATGGCTATCTGACGCTCGCGATGGTGGCGCCGCTGGCGATGCAGGTCGGCATCATTCCGCGCGACGCCGCCGCCGGGCTGAACTACGGGGTCGACAAGGTCCGCTTCCTGACGCCGGTGCCCGCGGGCGCAAGGGTGCGGCTGCGGGTTGTCTTGTCCGGCATCGAGCCGAGGGACGGCGGCCAGGTGATCATGAAAACCCTGAACACGCTGGAGGTCGAGGGATCGGAGAAGCCTGCTCTGATCGCCGAGACGCTGGCGCTCCTGATTCCCGCAGCGGGAGCAAAGCAATGA
- a CDS encoding GTP-binding protein — MLTAKVMLLGDMGVGKTSILYRLIYNRFEGQYKSTLGVEILSHDVAPADGGDPMRLVLWDTDGDFGTQIFDTVYVTGASAAIIVSDVTRPQTVTRMVELVRGFEERFPGRPYRALLNKIDLPEAAGSAGAIAGLAKSLAKSSVKSVSAKTGVGIAESFVELAQTIRRRQL; from the coding sequence ATGCTCACCGCGAAAGTCATGCTGCTCGGCGATATGGGGGTCGGCAAGACGTCGATCCTCTACCGGCTGATCTACAACCGGTTCGAGGGCCAGTACAAATCGACGCTGGGCGTCGAGATCCTGAGCCACGACGTGGCGCCGGCCGACGGCGGCGATCCGATGCGCCTCGTGCTGTGGGATACCGACGGCGATTTCGGCACGCAGATATTCGACACCGTCTACGTCACCGGCGCGTCTGCCGCCATCATCGTCTCCGACGTCACGCGGCCGCAGACCGTGACCCGGATGGTCGAGTTGGTCCGCGGTTTCGAGGAGCGCTTTCCGGGCCGGCCCTACCGCGCGTTGCTGAACAAGATCGACCTGCCGGAAGCCGCGGGCAGCGCCGGCGCGATTGCCGGGCTCGCCAAGTCACTCGCCAAGTCGAGCGTCAAGTCGGTCAGCGCCAAGACAGGCGTCGGCATCGCGGAAAGCTTTGTCGAGCTCGCCCAGACCATCCGCCGCCGCCAGCTCTAG